The Streptomyces sp. NBC_01775 genome includes a region encoding these proteins:
- a CDS encoding NAD(P)H-binding protein — MRTVIAGGHGQIALRLERLLAGRGDEVAGIVRRPQQASDLLGAGAEPVVCDLESATADEVARHLEGADAAVFAAGAGPGSGSERKQTVDHHSAVLFADAAENAGVRRFLMVSAMAADASLSGTPEGMDPVFADYLRAKGAADDDVRSRAALDWTVLRPGRLTNGTGTGRVHLAERTGRGEVTRDDVAAVLVALLDAPGTAGLTLELVGGETPIPKAIEAIGT; from the coding sequence ATGCGCACAGTTATCGCTGGTGGACATGGTCAGATCGCGCTGCGGCTGGAGCGGCTGCTCGCCGGGCGCGGGGACGAGGTGGCGGGCATCGTGCGCCGCCCTCAGCAGGCGAGCGATCTGCTCGGGGCGGGCGCCGAGCCCGTCGTGTGCGACCTTGAGTCGGCGACGGCCGACGAGGTCGCCCGGCACCTGGAGGGCGCCGACGCCGCGGTCTTCGCGGCGGGCGCGGGCCCCGGAAGCGGCAGCGAGCGCAAGCAGACCGTCGACCACCACTCGGCGGTGCTGTTCGCCGACGCGGCCGAGAACGCGGGCGTGCGCCGCTTCCTGATGGTCTCGGCGATGGCCGCCGACGCCTCGCTGTCCGGGACGCCCGAGGGCATGGACCCGGTCTTCGCCGACTACCTGCGCGCCAAGGGCGCCGCCGACGACGACGTACGCTCCCGCGCGGCCCTGGACTGGACGGTGCTGCGCCCCGGACGGCTGACGAACGGCACCGGCACCGGCCGCGTGCACCTCGCTGAGCGGACCGGGCGCGGCGAGGTGACCAGGGACGACGTGGCCGCCGTACTGGTCGCCCTGCTGGACGCGCCGGGGACGGCCGGGCTCACGCTGGAGCTGGTGGGCGGCGAGACGCCGATCCCGAAGGCGATCGAGGCCATCGGCACGTGA
- a CDS encoding pyridoxal phosphate-dependent aminotransferase, which translates to MTAATPSAQSPSERRLSARISAISESATLAVDAKAKALKAAGRPVIGFGAGEPDFPTPDYIVEAAVAAARDPKNHRYSPAGGLPELKSAIAAKTLRDSGYEVEASQVLVTNGGKQAIYEAFAALLDPGDEVIVPAPYWTTYPESIRLAGGVPVPVVADETTGYRLTVEQLEAARTEKTKVLVFVSPSNPTGAVYPREQVEEIGRWAVEHGLWVLTDEIYEHLVYGDAEFTSMPAVVPELRDRCVVVNGVAKTYAMTGWRVGWILGPQDVVKAASNLQSHATSNVSNVSQVAALAAVSGDLEAVAAMREAFDRRRRTIVRMLNEIDGVLCPEPEGAFYAYPSVKALLGKEIRGKRPATSVELAALILEEVEVAVVPGEAFGTPGYLRLSYALGDEDLVEGVSRVQKLLAEAR; encoded by the coding sequence ATGACCGCTGCGACCCCCTCTGCACAGTCCCCCTCCGAGCGACGTCTCTCGGCCCGTATCAGCGCGATCTCCGAGTCCGCGACGCTGGCCGTCGACGCCAAGGCGAAGGCGCTCAAGGCCGCCGGGCGCCCCGTGATCGGGTTCGGAGCCGGCGAGCCGGACTTCCCGACACCCGACTACATCGTCGAGGCCGCCGTCGCCGCCGCGCGGGACCCCAAGAACCACAGGTACTCCCCGGCAGGCGGACTGCCCGAACTGAAGTCCGCCATCGCCGCGAAGACGCTGCGGGATTCCGGATACGAGGTCGAGGCGTCCCAGGTGCTCGTCACCAACGGTGGCAAGCAGGCCATCTACGAGGCGTTCGCCGCGCTGCTCGACCCGGGCGACGAGGTCATCGTCCCGGCGCCGTACTGGACCACCTACCCGGAGTCGATCCGGCTGGCCGGCGGCGTCCCCGTGCCGGTCGTGGCGGACGAGACGACCGGATACCGGCTGACGGTCGAGCAGTTGGAGGCCGCGCGCACGGAGAAGACCAAGGTGCTGGTCTTCGTGTCCCCCTCCAACCCGACCGGCGCCGTCTACCCGCGCGAGCAGGTCGAGGAGATCGGCCGCTGGGCCGTCGAGCACGGGCTGTGGGTGCTCACCGACGAGATCTACGAGCACCTGGTGTACGGGGACGCCGAGTTCACCTCGATGCCGGCCGTGGTGCCCGAGCTGCGCGACAGGTGCGTGGTCGTCAACGGCGTGGCGAAGACGTACGCCATGACGGGCTGGCGGGTGGGCTGGATCCTGGGCCCGCAGGACGTGGTCAAGGCGGCTTCCAACCTCCAGTCGCACGCCACCTCGAACGTCAGCAACGTCTCGCAGGTCGCCGCGCTGGCCGCCGTATCCGGCGACCTGGAGGCGGTCGCCGCGATGCGCGAGGCGTTCGACCGGCGGCGGCGCACCATCGTCCGGATGCTCAACGAGATCGACGGGGTGCTCTGCCCCGAGCCCGAGGGCGCCTTCTACGCCTACCCCTCGGTCAAGGCCCTGCTGGGCAAGGAGATCCGGGGCAAGCGGCCCGCCACCAGCGTGGAGCTGGCCGCGCTGATCCTGGAGGAGGTCGAGGTCGCGGTCGTACCGGGCGAGGCGTTCGGCACCCCGGGCTATCTGCGGCTCTCCTACGCGCTGGGTGACGAGGACCTGGTGGAGGGCGTCTCGCGCGTCCAGAAGCTGCTGGCCGAAGCGCGCTAG
- a CDS encoding hydrolase, with protein MTDDEPQEPGNSGREFRDAAAPHPPRPPHSLVLCGARLVDGRTVDVRLVSDRIEAVGTAGSLRPAQDGGTRVDLSGYLLLPAPAEPHAHYDTALTADPPPEAAGRNAAGQKAARQKAEATGEDVQRRTTEAALLQLGQGATALRTHVHIGGVAGLRSLEAVLQARRSLRGLVDLSAVAVPRLLTGAAGAEELAILRDAVKMGASAVGGCPDLDPDPGGYVEAVLEVAAEHGCHVDLHTDGSDPARLTRLASAAGGLRPGVSIGPCAGLARLPHQVALRTADQLAAAGVTVVCLPQGNCGMLERPSPASPSRVAPARVLAAAGVSVAAGSGALRDASNQVGRGDPLEAAYLLASHGEARPESAYDAISALARAAMGLPEVRVEAGFPAELLAVRGSQLAGALSLAYSRIVVHRGRVVARTSAVREYCDLAAAPELGLPRQSQG; from the coding sequence ATGACCGACGATGAGCCGCAGGAGCCGGGGAATTCCGGACGGGAATTCCGCGACGCCGCTGCCCCGCATCCTCCGCGCCCCCCTCACTCGCTCGTCCTGTGCGGAGCCCGCCTCGTCGACGGCCGCACGGTCGACGTCCGGCTGGTGTCCGACCGTATCGAGGCCGTCGGCACCGCGGGCAGCCTCCGCCCCGCGCAGGACGGCGGCACCCGGGTCGACCTGTCCGGCTATCTGCTGCTTCCCGCCCCCGCCGAGCCGCACGCGCACTACGACACCGCGCTGACCGCCGACCCCCCGCCCGAGGCCGCTGGGCGGAACGCAGCCGGGCAGAAGGCCGCTCGGCAGAAGGCGGAGGCCACCGGCGAGGACGTCCAGCGGCGCACGACCGAGGCCGCGCTGCTCCAGCTCGGCCAGGGCGCCACCGCGCTGCGCACCCATGTGCACATCGGCGGCGTCGCGGGGCTGCGCTCGCTGGAGGCGGTGCTCCAGGCGCGCAGGTCGCTGCGCGGGCTGGTGGACCTGAGCGCGGTGGCCGTACCCCGGCTGCTGACCGGAGCGGCCGGCGCCGAGGAGCTGGCCATACTGCGGGACGCCGTGAAGATGGGTGCGAGCGCGGTCGGCGGCTGCCCCGATCTGGACCCGGACCCCGGCGGCTATGTGGAGGCCGTGCTGGAGGTCGCGGCCGAGCACGGCTGCCACGTCGACCTGCACACCGACGGGAGCGACCCCGCGCGGCTGACGCGGCTCGCCTCGGCGGCCGGCGGCCTGCGGCCCGGGGTCTCGATCGGGCCGTGCGCCGGACTGGCCCGGCTGCCGCACCAGGTGGCGCTGCGCACCGCCGACCAGCTCGCGGCTGCCGGGGTCACGGTGGTCTGTCTGCCGCAGGGCAACTGCGGAATGCTGGAGCGCCCTTCGCCCGCCTCGCCCTCCCGCGTGGCGCCCGCGCGGGTGCTGGCGGCGGCCGGGGTCTCGGTGGCGGCCGGCAGCGGGGCGCTGCGCGACGCGTCCAACCAGGTCGGCAGGGGCGATCCGCTGGAGGCCGCCTACCTGCTGGCCTCCCACGGCGAGGCCCGCCCCGAGAGCGCTTACGACGCGATCAGCGCCCTTGCCCGCGCCGCCATGGGGCTGCCCGAGGTACGCGTCGAGGCGGGCTTTCCCGCCGAGTTGCTCGCGGTGCGCGGCTCGCAGCTGGCCGGTGCGCTCTCGCTCGCCTACAGCCGCATCGTGGTGCACCGCGGCCGGGTGGTGGCCCGCACGAGCGCGGTGCGCGAGTACTGCGACCTGGCGGCGGCTCCCGAGCTGGGCCTGCCGCGTCAGTCCCAGGGCTGA
- a CDS encoding adenosine deaminase: MLHSSSERDLRTLPKAHLHLHFTGSMRSGTLLELADKYGVHLPEALSGGEPPQLRATDERGWFRFQRLYDIARSCLREPEDIQRLVREAAEEDVRDGSRWLEIQVDPTSYAPRLGGLSPALEIILDAVETASRETGLGMRVLVAANRMKHPLDARTLARLAVRFKDKGIIGFGLSNDERRGFARDFDRAFAIAREGGLLAAPHGGELSGPRSVRDCLEDLRATRVGHGVRAAEDPWLLERLAERGVTCEVCPASNVALGVYEKAEDVPLRALWNAGVPMALGADDPLLFGSRLAAQYEIVREAHGFSDAELAELARQSVRGASMPEDVRTGVLADIDAWAAAVPV, encoded by the coding sequence ATGTTGCACTCTTCCTCAGAGCGGGATCTGCGGACGCTTCCGAAGGCCCATCTGCATCTGCACTTCACGGGTTCGATGCGCTCGGGGACCCTGCTCGAACTGGCTGACAAGTACGGCGTACATCTGCCCGAGGCACTGAGCGGGGGCGAGCCTCCGCAGCTGCGCGCCACCGATGAGCGCGGGTGGTTCCGCTTCCAGCGGCTGTACGACATCGCACGGTCGTGTCTGCGGGAGCCCGAGGACATCCAGCGGCTGGTGCGCGAGGCCGCCGAGGAGGATGTCCGCGACGGTTCGCGCTGGCTGGAGATCCAGGTCGATCCCACCTCGTACGCGCCCCGGCTGGGCGGCCTCTCGCCCGCGTTGGAGATCATCCTGGACGCGGTGGAGACCGCCTCCCGTGAGACGGGCCTGGGCATGCGGGTGCTGGTGGCGGCGAACCGGATGAAGCATCCGCTGGACGCCCGTACGCTGGCGCGGCTCGCGGTGCGCTTCAAGGACAAGGGCATCATCGGCTTCGGGCTGTCCAACGACGAACGGCGCGGCTTCGCACGCGACTTCGACCGGGCCTTCGCCATCGCGCGGGAGGGCGGCCTGCTGGCCGCGCCGCACGGGGGCGAGCTGTCGGGGCCGCGCAGCGTGCGCGACTGCCTGGAGGACCTGCGGGCCACCCGGGTGGGACACGGGGTGCGTGCCGCCGAGGACCCGTGGCTGCTGGAGCGGCTGGCCGAGCGGGGCGTCACGTGCGAGGTGTGCCCGGCCTCCAACGTGGCATTGGGCGTCTATGAGAAGGCCGAGGACGTGCCGCTGCGGGCGCTGTGGAACGCCGGCGTGCCGATGGCGCTGGGCGCCGACGACCCGCTGCTGTTCGGCTCGCGGCTGGCGGCCCAGTACGAGATCGTGCGGGAGGCGCACGGGTTCTCGGACGCGGAACTGGCCGAGCTGGCACGCCAGTCGGTGCGCGGCGCCTCGATGCCCGAGGACGTGCGGACCGGCGTGCTGGCGGACATCGACGCCTGGGCGGCGGCCGTTCCGGTCTAG
- a CDS encoding MaoC family dehydratase N-terminal domain-containing protein has protein sequence MALDQSFVGRTYPPSRPYEVGREKIREFAEAIGDAHPAYTDAEAARALGHADVIAPPTFVFSISFGEAQRVVQDPKLGLDYARVVHRDQKFAYTRPLVAGDLLSVTSTIESIKSLAGNEVLDIRGEVTDAEGRPVVTVHTKLVARAVEGE, from the coding sequence ATGGCACTCGACCAGTCCTTCGTCGGGAGGACGTATCCGCCCAGCCGTCCCTACGAGGTCGGCAGGGAGAAGATCCGCGAGTTCGCGGAGGCCATCGGTGACGCCCACCCCGCCTACACGGACGCCGAGGCCGCCAGGGCGCTGGGGCACGCGGATGTGATCGCGCCGCCGACCTTCGTCTTCTCCATCAGCTTCGGCGAGGCGCAGCGCGTGGTGCAGGACCCCAAGCTGGGGCTGGACTACGCCCGCGTGGTGCACAGGGACCAGAAGTTCGCCTACACGCGCCCCCTCGTGGCGGGTGACCTGCTCTCGGTCACCTCCACGATCGAGTCGATCAAGTCCCTGGCGGGCAACGAGGTGCTGGACATCCGTGGCGAGGTGACCGACGCCGAGGGCCGTCCGGTGGTGACCGTGCACACCAAGCTGGTGGCGCGCGCGGTGGAAGGGGAGTGA
- a CDS encoding NAD(P)-dependent oxidoreductase has product MRLTVFGATGGAGREVVRQAVEAGHEVTAVVRDPARLPVRNDLLRVVTADVRDDEALRPLVAGADAGLSALGSPTNKGVGIASAGTRAILRALQKAGVERYLAVSAAPVGEQPEEESPLFRVVGTPLVRRVFKAVYADLALMEEEIRGSGLKWTLLRPPQLTDKPGTGEWVLREGTAVPRRHSITRADLASAMLAMTGDDATARKVYGVANGPRSPRATARSRP; this is encoded by the coding sequence ATGCGACTCACAGTCTTCGGAGCGACCGGTGGCGCCGGCCGGGAGGTGGTACGGCAGGCGGTGGAGGCCGGGCACGAGGTGACGGCCGTGGTGCGGGACCCGGCCCGGCTGCCGGTGCGGAACGACCTGCTGAGGGTGGTCACCGCCGACGTACGCGACGACGAGGCGCTGCGTCCCCTGGTGGCGGGCGCCGACGCGGGCCTGTCGGCACTCGGCTCCCCCACCAACAAGGGCGTGGGCATCGCCTCGGCGGGAACACGCGCGATCCTGCGCGCCCTTCAGAAAGCGGGCGTGGAGCGCTACCTGGCCGTCAGCGCGGCTCCGGTCGGCGAGCAGCCCGAGGAGGAAAGCCCGCTCTTCCGGGTGGTGGGGACACCGCTGGTACGCAGGGTGTTCAAGGCCGTTTACGCGGATCTGGCCCTGATGGAGGAGGAGATCCGGGGCAGCGGGCTGAAGTGGACGCTGCTGCGTCCCCCGCAGCTCACGGACAAGCCGGGCACCGGGGAGTGGGTGCTGCGCGAGGGCACCGCCGTGCCCCGGCGGCACAGCATCACGCGCGCCGACCTGGCGAGCGCGATGCTGGCCATGACCGGCGACGACGCCACGGCGCGCAAGGTCTACGGGGTCGCGAACGGGCCCCGCTCCCCCCGCGCTACAGCGCGCAGCCGACCGTGA
- the rpmG gene encoding 50S ribosomal protein L33: MAATDVRPKITLACVECKERNYITKKNRRNNPDRLEMKKFCPRDKKHTVHRETR, translated from the coding sequence GTGGCTGCCACAGACGTCCGCCCGAAGATCACGCTGGCCTGCGTGGAGTGCAAGGAGCGGAACTACATCACGAAGAAGAACCGGCGCAACAACCCGGACAGGCTTGAGATGAAGAAGTTCTGTCCGCGCGACAAAAAGCACACCGTGCACCGCGAGACCCGCTGA
- a CDS encoding UDP-N-acetylmuramate dehydrogenase: protein MTTLRLGGPAARLITATTDDEVIEAVREADDSGTPLLIVAGGSNLVIADEGFPGTVLRIATSGFSLSGTRLELAAGENWSQAVARTVEAGLAGVECLAGIPGSAGATPIQNVGAYGQEVSSTLTEVVAYDRHTRETVTVPNAECGFSYRHSRFKADPSRHVVLRVRFALEDAGGLSAPLKYAETARLLGVETGERVPAVLARETVLKLRAGKGMVLDPEDHDTWSAGSFFTNPVLDEAAFATFVARVRERLGPDVAPPAFPAAEGRTKTSAAWLIDKAGFTKGYGTGPARISTKHTLALTNRGSATTADLLALAREVRDGVESAFGVTLHNEPVTVGCAL, encoded by the coding sequence CTGACGACGCTGCGCCTGGGCGGGCCCGCCGCCCGGCTCATCACGGCGACCACCGACGACGAGGTGATCGAGGCGGTCCGCGAGGCCGACGACAGCGGCACCCCGCTGCTGATCGTCGCGGGCGGCAGCAACCTCGTCATCGCCGACGAGGGCTTCCCGGGCACGGTGCTGCGCATCGCGACCAGCGGTTTCTCGCTCTCCGGCACGCGGCTGGAGCTGGCGGCCGGTGAGAACTGGTCTCAGGCCGTGGCCCGCACCGTCGAGGCGGGCCTGGCCGGTGTCGAATGCCTGGCGGGCATCCCGGGCTCGGCCGGCGCGACCCCGATCCAGAACGTGGGCGCCTACGGCCAGGAGGTCTCCAGCACCCTCACCGAGGTCGTCGCCTACGACCGGCACACCCGCGAGACCGTCACCGTCCCGAACGCGGAGTGCGGCTTCTCCTACCGGCACAGCCGCTTCAAAGCAGACCCCTCGCGCCATGTCGTCCTGCGGGTGCGCTTCGCGCTGGAGGACGCCGGCGGCCTCTCGGCTCCGCTGAAGTACGCCGAGACGGCCCGACTGCTGGGCGTGGAGACCGGCGAGCGGGTGCCCGCGGTCCTCGCGCGCGAGACGGTCCTCAAGCTCCGCGCGGGCAAGGGCATGGTCCTCGATCCGGAGGACCACGACACCTGGTCGGCCGGGTCGTTCTTCACCAACCCGGTCCTGGACGAGGCCGCGTTCGCCACCTTTGTCGCACGGGTGCGCGAGCGCCTCGGCCCGGACGTCGCGCCGCCCGCCTTCCCCGCGGCGGAGGGGCGCACCAAGACGTCCGCCGCCTGGCTCATCGACAAGGCCGGCTTCACCAAGGGCTACGGCACCGGCCCGGCCCGTATCTCCACCAAGCACACCCTGGCCCTCACCAACCGGGGCTCGGCGACCACGGCCGACCTGCTGGCACTGGCCCGCGAGGTGCGCGACGGGGTCGAGAGCGCGTTCGGCGTCACCCTCCACAACGAGCCGGTCACGGTCGGCTGCGCGCTGTAG
- the secE gene encoding preprotein translocase subunit SecE — protein sequence MTEITDTTEVPEPGGSSEGNKPRKGGKRAKKGPLARLALFYRQIVAELRKVVWPTRQQLSTYTSVVIVFVVIIIALVFVIDYGLSEAMKYIFS from the coding sequence GTGACGGAGATCACGGACACCACCGAGGTCCCTGAGCCCGGAGGGTCGTCCGAGGGCAACAAGCCTCGTAAGGGCGGAAAGCGGGCGAAAAAGGGGCCACTGGCTCGCCTTGCGCTTTTCTACCGCCAGATCGTCGCGGAGCTTCGCAAGGTTGTCTGGCCGACTCGGCAGCAGCTCTCCACGTACACCTCCGTGGTGATCGTTTTTGTCGTCATCATCATCGCTTTGGTGTTCGTGATTGACTATGGGTTGTCAGAAGCAATGAAGTACATCTTCAGCTGA
- a CDS encoding MaoC family dehydratase, translated as MTAKVAYADVEAGTELPVRTFPVDRDRLVRYAGASGDFNPIHWNERFAKEVGLPDVIAHGMFTMAEAARVVTDWTGDPGALVDYFVRFTKPVVVPDDGQGALIEVAAKVAAKLDDEARTVQVDLTVTSAGQKVLSMSRAVVKLA; from the coding sequence ATGACAGCCAAGGTCGCCTACGCGGATGTCGAGGCCGGCACCGAACTGCCCGTCCGTACCTTCCCCGTGGACCGTGACCGGCTGGTGCGCTATGCCGGTGCCTCCGGGGACTTCAACCCCATTCACTGGAACGAGCGCTTCGCCAAGGAGGTCGGGCTCCCCGACGTCATCGCGCACGGCATGTTCACCATGGCCGAGGCCGCGCGGGTCGTCACCGACTGGACGGGTGACCCGGGCGCGCTCGTGGACTACTTCGTGCGCTTCACCAAGCCGGTCGTCGTACCGGACGACGGGCAGGGCGCGCTCATCGAGGTGGCGGCGAAGGTCGCGGCCAAGCTGGACGACGAGGCCCGCACGGTCCAGGTCGACCTCACGGTCACCAGTGCCGGCCAGAAGGTGCTCAGCATGTCCCGCGCCGTGGTCAAGCTGGCCTGA
- the nusG gene encoding transcription termination/antitermination protein NusG codes for MSEPNLNDAVEPEEGDDTARDIVEAADSSVDQAEAADAAAGLPAEEAAMGVESDAVAETAEDAQAQAAAEDTVAEDAEGTVTEDVEGAVDEDAEAAEADEAAEADGEAPAEEEEEPVDPVAQLREELRFLPGEWYVIHTYAGYENRVKTNLEQRAVSLNVEDFIFQAEVPQEEVVQIKNGDRRTVRQNKLPGYVLVRMDLTNESWGVVRNTPGVTGFVGNAYDPYPLTLDEIVKMLAPEAEEKAAKAAAADEEGKPAGGPGRKVEVQVLDFEVGDSVTVTDGPFATLQATINEINADSKKVKGLVEIFGRETPVELSFDQIQKN; via the coding sequence GTGTCTGAGCCGAACCTGAACGATGCCGTCGAGCCCGAGGAGGGTGACGACACGGCGCGTGACATCGTCGAGGCGGCGGACAGCAGCGTCGACCAGGCCGAAGCTGCTGACGCCGCCGCGGGCCTGCCCGCCGAGGAGGCGGCCATGGGCGTCGAGTCCGACGCCGTCGCCGAGACCGCCGAGGACGCCCAGGCCCAGGCCGCCGCTGAGGACACCGTCGCCGAGGACGCCGAGGGCACGGTGACCGAGGACGTCGAAGGCGCCGTCGACGAGGACGCCGAGGCGGCCGAAGCCGATGAAGCTGCCGAGGCCGACGGGGAAGCCCCCGCCGAAGAGGAAGAAGAGCCGGTCGACCCCGTCGCCCAGCTCCGCGAGGAACTGCGCTTCCTGCCCGGCGAGTGGTACGTCATCCACACCTACGCGGGCTACGAGAACCGTGTGAAGACCAACCTTGAGCAGCGCGCCGTCTCGCTCAACGTCGAGGACTTCATCTTCCAGGCCGAGGTGCCGCAGGAAGAGGTCGTCCAGATCAAGAACGGCGACCGCCGCACCGTCCGCCAGAACAAGCTCCCCGGCTACGTCCTGGTGCGGATGGACCTGACCAACGAGTCCTGGGGCGTCGTCCGTAACACCCCCGGCGTCACCGGCTTCGTCGGCAACGCCTACGACCCCTACCCGCTGACCCTCGACGAGATCGTCAAGATGCTCGCGCCGGAGGCCGAGGAGAAGGCCGCCAAGGCCGCCGCGGCCGACGAAGAGGGCAAGCCGGCGGGCGGTCCCGGCCGCAAGGTCGAGGTCCAGGTGCTCGACTTCGAGGTCGGCGACTCGGTCACCGTCACCGACGGCCCCTTCGCCACCCTCCAGGCGACGATCAACGAGATCAACGCCGACTCGAAGAAGGTCAAGGGTCTGGTCGAGATCTTCGGCCGCGAGACCCCGGTCGAGCTGAGCTTCGACCAGATCCAGAAGAACTAG
- a CDS encoding TetR/AcrR family transcriptional regulator gives MPTPKSTRPTRERIIDAAEHLLRTIGLARTTTKEIAREAGCSEAALYKHFRGKEEIFVQVLQERLPRLNPLLRELSEDPGERGVERNLIEIAEHAALFYEQSFPIAASLYAEPTLQRRHFEGVRTLGQGPRTPLAALADYLRRERERGAVRADADVDAAAALLLGACAQRAFLYDFAGGERPEQPLAEFAASLVRTLMHALVPTEAGGAGRH, from the coding sequence ATGCCCACCCCGAAGTCAACGCGTCCCACCCGCGAGCGCATCATCGACGCCGCCGAGCACCTGCTGCGCACCATCGGACTCGCCCGTACGACCACCAAGGAGATCGCCCGCGAGGCCGGATGCTCGGAGGCGGCGCTCTACAAGCACTTCAGGGGCAAGGAAGAGATCTTCGTCCAGGTCCTGCAAGAGCGGCTGCCCCGGCTCAACCCCCTGTTGCGCGAGCTGAGCGAGGACCCGGGGGAGCGTGGCGTGGAGCGCAACCTCATCGAGATCGCCGAGCACGCCGCCCTCTTCTACGAGCAGAGCTTCCCGATCGCCGCCTCGCTCTACGCCGAACCGACCCTCCAGCGCCGCCACTTCGAGGGCGTACGCACCCTCGGCCAGGGACCCCGCACACCCCTGGCCGCCCTGGCCGACTACCTGCGCCGCGAGCGCGAGCGCGGCGCCGTGCGGGCCGACGCCGACGTCGACGCGGCGGCGGCCCTGCTCCTGGGCGCGTGCGCGCAGCGCGCGTTCCTCTACGACTTCGCCGGGGGCGAGCGCCCGGAACAGCCGCTCGCCGAGTTCGCCGCGAGCCTCGTACGCACCCTCATGCACGCCCTGGTGCCCACGGAGGCGGGCGGAGCCGGGCGGCACTAG
- a CDS encoding site-specific integrase gives MARQADEMDADNVNRELSIARKAIGWWQRQGWIEGDPTIGIERRPAPPDRTKALAENQITSLWHLDVGLRGKTQWKVLDESAARADEVLCLNVEDLYPQDKRGRITAKGGATEWIHWQSGTAQLLPRLIARRTRGPLFLTGHKAPAGTPTLDVCPETGRARLSYRRAEELFEGNTRLLADPLAPPEDIDEDLDGWTLHRLRHSALTHDAEDGTSAPMLLARSRHASVRSVERYARPGVDAVARHVAGRDPTASRRR, from the coding sequence GTGGCGCGACAGGCGGACGAGATGGATGCCGACAACGTCAACCGGGAGCTGTCCATCGCGCGGAAGGCGATCGGCTGGTGGCAGCGCCAGGGCTGGATCGAAGGCGATCCGACGATCGGCATCGAGAGGCGGCCGGCACCGCCGGACCGCACCAAGGCCCTGGCCGAGAACCAGATCACCTCCCTTTGGCACCTGGACGTCGGGCTCCGGGGAAAGACGCAGTGGAAGGTGCTCGACGAGTCCGCCGCACGGGCCGACGAGGTGCTGTGCCTGAACGTCGAGGACCTGTACCCGCAGGACAAGCGCGGCAGGATCACCGCCAAGGGCGGGGCGACCGAGTGGATTCACTGGCAGTCCGGCACCGCCCAGCTGCTGCCCCGCCTGATCGCCCGTCGGACCCGCGGCCCGCTGTTCCTCACCGGCCACAAGGCCCCCGCCGGAACGCCGACGCTCGACGTGTGCCCGGAGACCGGCCGGGCCCGCCTCTCCTACCGGCGTGCTGAGGAGCTCTTCGAGGGGAACACCCGGCTACTGGCCGACCCGCTCGCCCCACCCGAGGACATCGACGAGGACCTGGACGGCTGGACGCTCCACCGGCTCCGCCACAGTGCGCTCACGCATGACGCCGAGGACGGTACCTCCGCCCCGATGCTGCTGGCCCGCTCCCGCCACGCCTCGGTCCGCTCCGTGGAGCGATACGCCCGCCCGGGCGTCGACGCCGTGGCCCGGCACGTCGCAGGACGCGACCCCACCGCCAGCCGCCGCAGGTGA